A region from the Anaerolineae bacterium genome encodes:
- the cobM gene encoding precorrin-4 C(11)-methyltransferase, translating into MKNTIPTESPTGGYVYFIGAGPGDPELLTLKAQRLIAAADVILYAGSLVNPDVLRYARPDAEVYNTASMPLPEQVTLMTQAAAQGKLVARLHTGDPAIFGAIAEQMAALDEAGTRYAIVPGVSSAFAAAAALGIEYTLPQGTQTLILTRLGGKTPVPASEALSSLASHRASMAIFLSTGMIAEVVDALQVAGYPADTPVAVVFRVSWPDERIIRGTLADITKRVQEAEITHQGLIIVSPALSYSKAANRPTSHLYSTAQEPVQRVPTTAIISLTRNGTAIGRRLLEALPGSVFYAPHRFLNEDDKNREGVRPYAVAVRQVLQEAFQAHSALICIMATGIVVRELAPFLRGKHSDPAVVVIDEMGRYAVSLLSGHLGGANALAYRVAEALGGTAVITTASDGQGTLALDLLGAAWGWRIEHMEDLTAASAALVNGDPVGVWQEAGETIWWPDPPPANLRRYATLAELLAARPAAALLITPRRLPEAVFEALPTIVLYRPPCLVVGVGCNRNTPAAEITAAIDETLASAGFASAAVRCVVTVEDKRDEPGLRAACTKRGWPLRFLSRERLATMSNLPNPSQAAQKALGVLGVAEPAALIAAGARELLIEKRRFANVTVAVALATPEAMP; encoded by the coding sequence ATGAAAAATACCATACCCACTGAGTCGCCAACTGGCGGTTACGTCTATTTCATCGGTGCTGGTCCGGGCGATCCGGAGCTGTTGACCCTGAAGGCGCAACGGCTCATCGCGGCCGCCGATGTGATCCTCTACGCCGGCTCACTGGTCAATCCGGACGTGCTCCGTTATGCCCGGCCGGATGCCGAGGTATACAACACCGCTTCGATGCCCCTGCCCGAACAGGTGACGCTCATGACCCAAGCGGCCGCCCAGGGCAAGCTCGTCGCCCGCTTGCATACCGGCGACCCTGCCATTTTTGGGGCCATTGCTGAACAGATGGCGGCGCTGGACGAGGCCGGGACGCGCTACGCCATCGTGCCAGGCGTCAGCTCGGCCTTTGCCGCGGCGGCTGCGCTGGGGATCGAATACACATTGCCCCAGGGGACCCAAACCCTAATCCTAACGCGGCTAGGGGGCAAGACACCTGTGCCGGCCTCTGAGGCCCTCAGCAGCCTGGCCTCCCATCGCGCGAGCATGGCCATCTTCCTCAGTACTGGCATGATCGCCGAGGTAGTGGACGCACTCCAGGTGGCCGGTTATCCGGCTGATACACCTGTCGCCGTGGTCTTTCGGGTGAGCTGGCCCGACGAGCGGATCATACGGGGCACGCTGGCCGACATCACTAAGCGAGTACAGGAGGCAGAGATCACTCACCAAGGGCTGATCATCGTCAGCCCAGCCCTGAGCTACAGCAAGGCGGCCAATCGGCCGACATCGCACTTGTACAGCACCGCACAGGAGCCCGTTCAGCGCGTTCCTACAACCGCCATCATCTCTCTGACACGCAATGGGACAGCCATCGGCCGCCGGCTGTTGGAGGCGCTGCCTGGATCAGTTTTCTACGCGCCCCATCGTTTCCTAAACGAGGACGATAAAAATCGCGAGGGGGTGCGCCCCTATGCCGTTGCCGTGCGCCAAGTGCTACAAGAAGCGTTCCAGGCCCATAGCGCGCTGATCTGCATTATGGCCACCGGGATCGTCGTACGCGAGCTAGCCCCCTTCCTACGCGGCAAGCACAGCGACCCGGCTGTCGTAGTAATAGACGAGATGGGTCGCTATGCTGTCAGCCTATTGAGCGGACATTTGGGCGGCGCCAACGCGCTGGCTTACCGGGTAGCGGAAGCCCTGGGCGGCACAGCCGTGATTACCACCGCCAGCGACGGCCAAGGCACATTGGCGCTCGATCTGCTGGGCGCGGCGTGGGGCTGGCGGATCGAGCACATGGAAGACCTCACCGCAGCCAGTGCAGCGTTGGTGAACGGCGATCCGGTTGGGGTTTGGCAGGAAGCGGGCGAGACCATCTGGTGGCCTGATCCACCTCCGGCCAACCTGCGGCGCTATGCCACATTGGCTGAGCTCTTGGCAGCCCGGCCAGCGGCTGCTTTGCTCATCACCCCGCGGCGTCTGCCCGAGGCCGTGTTCGAAGCGTTGCCGACCATCGTGCTTTACCGGCCGCCCTGTCTGGTCGTGGGGGTGGGCTGCAACCGCAACACGCCGGCTGCCGAGATCACCGCAGCTATTGACGAGACCCTCGCATCGGCCGGATTCGCGTCTGCCGCCGTGCGCTGCGTGGTGACGGTGGAAGACAAGCGCGATGAACCCGGCCTCCGCGCTGCCTGTACCAAGCGTGGGTGGCCGCTTCGTTTTTTGTCGCGTGAACGCCTGGCGACAATGTCCAACTTACCCAATCCCTCCCAGGCCGCGCAGAAGGCCCTCGGTGTGCTGGGGGTGGCTGAGCCGGCTGCGCTGATCGCTGCCGGCGCGCGGGAGCTTCTGATCGAAAAGCGCCGCTTCGCCAACGTCACAGTGGCGGTGGCGCTGGCCACTCCGGAGGCGATGCCATGA
- a CDS encoding sirohydrochlorin chelatase: MERQVILAVGHGSRVPAAIAEAQRFTDALAKQLGQEVSLCFLELADPDLMTGLADAAERVGKRGRVVILPLFLSAAGHYKNDIAATLRWARAQFPATGFIMATPLGPHAYLVELMAKRIDEALATTQTALASEVSAVLLVGRGSSDPSSNSEVARVAYILSATGRFLTVEYAFQAVARPTVAEGVRRCALLGAQQVIVTPYLLFTGDVDEEIRRSAAETARSLNLHLIHASYLGVHPLLIEVARQRLAEALEGRAAMNCDLCKYRFPPPGYEGQVGQPQAADYLRGTHKHDHGHEKYHTH, translated from the coding sequence ATGGAACGTCAGGTCATCCTGGCCGTAGGGCATGGCAGTCGAGTACCGGCTGCCATCGCAGAAGCGCAGCGCTTTACAGATGCGCTCGCTAAGCAGCTAGGCCAGGAGGTAAGCCTCTGCTTTCTGGAGCTGGCCGATCCGGATCTAATGACTGGATTAGCAGACGCAGCGGAGCGGGTGGGTAAGCGCGGGCGCGTGGTTATTTTACCCCTCTTTCTGTCCGCAGCCGGCCACTATAAGAACGATATAGCTGCAACGCTTCGATGGGCTAGGGCGCAGTTCCCAGCGACTGGCTTTATCATGGCGACCCCGCTGGGACCACACGCTTACCTGGTTGAGTTGATGGCCAAGCGCATTGACGAAGCCTTGGCGACAACTCAAACCGCGCTAGCTTCGGAGGTGAGTGCAGTGCTCCTGGTCGGCCGAGGAAGCAGCGATCCATCTAGCAACAGCGAGGTTGCACGCGTGGCTTATATCCTCTCGGCGACTGGCCGCTTTCTCACAGTCGAATATGCCTTTCAGGCAGTAGCCCGGCCAACGGTGGCTGAAGGCGTGCGCCGTTGTGCCCTGTTGGGTGCACAACAGGTGATCGTCACGCCTTATCTGCTCTTCACTGGCGATGTGGATGAAGAGATCCGCCGCTCGGCTGCAGAGACGGCTCGTAGCCTGAACTTACACTTGATTCACGCTTCCTATTTGGGCGTCCATCCACTGTTGATCGAGGTGGCACGTCAACGGTTGGCCGAGGCCTTAGAGGGGAGGGCTGCCATGAACTGTGATCTGTGCAAGTATCGGTTCCCACCGCCCGGTTATGAAGGCCAAGTCGGCCAGCCACAAGCGGCTGATTACCTGCGCGGCACACACAAGCACGATCATGGCCATGAAAAATACCATACCCACTGA
- the cobO gene encoding cob(I)yrinic acid a,c-diamide adenosyltransferase, with protein MSTERERQEVARRRKEKKGLVIVHTGNGKGKTTAALGLVLRAWGRGFRICVMQFLKHENARFGEVQAARKLGIEWISMGDGWTWTSKDLHETQAKAIHGWERAKEKIISGQYDLIILDEFTYPLHFGWIDTAEVIEWLRTHKPPMLHLVITGRHAPQALIDFADLVTEMREVKHPLAEQGIRAQAGIEF; from the coding sequence GTGTCTACGGAAAGAGAACGGCAAGAAGTTGCGAGGCGTAGGAAGGAGAAGAAGGGATTAGTCATCGTCCACACCGGCAACGGCAAGGGCAAGACTACAGCAGCGCTAGGCCTCGTCTTGCGTGCCTGGGGGCGAGGCTTCCGCATCTGCGTCATGCAGTTCTTGAAGCACGAGAACGCCCGCTTCGGCGAGGTACAGGCGGCCAGAAAGCTCGGAATCGAATGGATCAGTATGGGAGATGGCTGGACCTGGACCAGTAAGGATCTGCACGAGACTCAGGCTAAGGCCATCCATGGCTGGGAACGGGCAAAGGAGAAGATCATCAGCGGCCAGTATGACCTCATCATCCTCGATGAATTCACATATCCCCTGCATTTCGGATGGATAGATACGGCTGAGGTGATCGAATGGCTGCGGACGCACAAGCCGCCGATGCTACACCTAGTGATTACGGGCCGCCACGCGCCCCAGGCGCTAATCGATTTCGCCGACTTAGTGACGGAGATGCGCGAGGTGAAGCACCCGCTAGCAGAGCAAGGAATCCGAGCACAAGCAGGAATCGAATTCTAG